In Bacillus toyonensis BCT-7112, a single window of DNA contains:
- a CDS encoding DoxX-like family protein, giving the protein MKRKRPIYVATEMKTTIEKLWEYTQEPDLHTEWDARFTEISYLEKKEGEPQKFLYKTKIGFGLEIGGEGESIGEIRKETGERISSLKFWTDNTLSLIRIGRGYWKYTPHKECIHFETQYDYDTRYGRIGNVIDSYMFRPLLGWATAWSFDALKLWLEKGLHPRLLIRRTMTYWLVCFLFAFVWIYQGIVPKIIFSHPEEVKMLSLIGSNESSVFILKMIGILEIIFGAIWVLPLPKRKIFIMHIVMLIALTIAAGWTNIASFTGPFNPITLNLLLIGLSIVGYLNSFDLPSANNCKRTRKG; this is encoded by the coding sequence ATGAAAAGAAAAAGGCCTATTTATGTTGCAACAGAAATGAAAACGACAATAGAGAAATTATGGGAATATACGCAAGAACCAGACCTACATACAGAATGGGATGCTCGTTTTACTGAAATTTCGTATTTAGAGAAAAAAGAGGGAGAACCACAGAAGTTTTTATATAAAACAAAGATAGGATTTGGGCTTGAAATAGGCGGAGAAGGGGAATCGATAGGTGAAATAAGAAAAGAAACTGGTGAACGGATTTCTTCTTTGAAATTTTGGACAGACAATACATTATCACTTATACGAATAGGGCGTGGTTATTGGAAGTATACACCGCATAAAGAGTGTATTCATTTTGAAACGCAATATGATTATGATACGAGATATGGTCGTATAGGAAATGTGATTGATTCATATATGTTTCGTCCATTATTAGGTTGGGCGACTGCTTGGAGTTTTGATGCCTTAAAATTATGGTTAGAAAAGGGGCTTCATCCTAGGTTACTAATTAGAAGAACAATGACGTATTGGCTCGTATGTTTTTTATTTGCTTTTGTATGGATATATCAAGGAATTGTCCCGAAAATAATTTTTAGCCATCCAGAAGAAGTGAAGATGCTTTCACTCATTGGGTCGAATGAAAGCAGTGTATTTATACTTAAAATGATTGGGATATTAGAAATTATTTTTGGTGCCATATGGGTACTTCCACTTCCAAAACGAAAAATATTTATAATGCATATTGTTATGTTAATAGCTTTAACGATAGCAGCAGGATGGACGAATATCGCAAGCTTTACAGGGCCGTTTAATCCAATCACATTAAATCTTCTTCTAATCGGATTATCGATTGTCGGTTATTTGAATAGCTTTGATTTGCCAAGCGCAAACAATTGTAAGAGGACGAGAAAGGGATAA
- the hflX gene encoding GTPase HflX: MEELLQRAVLVGVNLGNEDDFIYSMEELTNLAEACDVEVIGQVTQNLQRVNPSHYIGKGKIEEVAAYVNEVDANMVIFNDELSPSQIRNLEEDLDCKVIDRTILILDIFAQRAKTKEAQLQVEVAHLQYMMPRLIGLRESLGRQSGGVGTKNKGVGEKKLELDRRKIEEQISVLNKDLEALVAQRQTQRKQRKKNEVPVVALVGYTNAGKSTTMNAMLEIYNGTEEKQVFEKDMLFATLETSVRNIDLPDNKSFLLTDTVGFVSKLPHHLVKAFRSTLEEVAEADLLIHVVDYANPNYEQLIDITNETLKKIGVENIPTIYAYNKSDMIDVEIPKVQEDRVYLSAKKHVGIEELVEMIRSYIYKEYTKCEMLIPYDQGQVVSYFNNHAHVLSTSYENEGTKIELECKTSDYEKYKRFAI, from the coding sequence ATGGAAGAATTATTACAAAGAGCAGTTTTAGTTGGAGTGAATTTAGGAAATGAAGATGATTTTATATATTCTATGGAAGAGTTAACGAATCTTGCAGAAGCTTGTGATGTAGAGGTAATCGGGCAAGTGACGCAAAATTTACAACGAGTAAATCCATCACATTATATTGGAAAAGGAAAGATTGAAGAAGTAGCAGCCTATGTAAATGAAGTAGATGCGAATATGGTAATCTTTAATGACGAATTATCTCCTTCACAAATTCGAAATTTAGAGGAAGATTTAGACTGTAAAGTTATTGATCGTACCATTTTAATTTTAGATATTTTTGCGCAACGTGCGAAAACGAAAGAAGCGCAGCTGCAAGTAGAAGTAGCGCATCTTCAGTATATGATGCCTCGTTTAATCGGTCTTCGTGAATCATTAGGAAGACAGAGCGGCGGCGTTGGTACGAAAAATAAAGGTGTCGGTGAGAAGAAATTAGAGTTAGATCGTCGTAAAATTGAAGAGCAAATTTCAGTTTTAAATAAAGATTTAGAAGCGCTTGTTGCTCAGCGTCAAACGCAGCGAAAGCAACGTAAGAAAAATGAAGTACCAGTTGTAGCATTAGTAGGCTATACGAACGCAGGAAAATCAACGACGATGAATGCAATGCTGGAAATTTATAATGGTACGGAAGAAAAACAAGTATTTGAAAAAGATATGTTATTCGCGACATTAGAAACATCTGTACGAAATATTGATTTACCAGATAATAAATCATTTTTATTAACGGATACGGTTGGATTTGTAAGTAAATTACCACATCATCTTGTGAAAGCGTTCCGTTCAACGTTAGAAGAAGTAGCAGAAGCAGACTTACTTATTCACGTTGTAGATTACGCAAATCCAAATTATGAACAATTAATTGATATTACAAATGAAACGTTAAAGAAAATTGGAGTAGAAAATATTCCAACGATATATGCATATAACAAATCAGATATGATAGATGTTGAAATTCCAAAAGTACAAGAAGACCGCGTGTATTTATCTGCGAAGAAGCATGTTGGAATTGAAGAGCTTGTAGAAATGATTCGCTCGTATATTTATAAAGAGTATACGAAGTGTGAAATGTTAATTCCATATGACCAAGGACAGGTAGTTTCGTATTTCAACAATCATGCGCACGTTTTATCTACGAGTTATGAGAACGAAGGTACAAAAATTGAACTAGAATGTAAGACGAGTGATTACGAAAAGTATAAGCGTTTTGCGATTTAA
- a CDS encoding ketoacyl-ACP synthase III — MNSKSRITAIGTYVPNQILSNNDLEKMVHTNDEWIVQRTGMKERRIANEDEYSSHLAIKAVENLCTTYKKNLEDIDCIIVATTTADYVFPSVACQIQQYFNIPHTLAFDLNATCAGFTYGLHVGNSLITSGSHQKVLVIATETLSKVTDYTDRTTCILFGDGAGAILLERDENKPSFIAAHMGTNGDGGIHLYRTNLSTTMNGTPLQTNEKIVQNGREVYKWAVRTVPYGIKELLHTANLQIDDIDWFIPHSANLRMIESICEKSKISIQKTLTSVEDMGNTSSVSIPLALDLARKKGRLNNGDTLLLYGFGGGLTHLGLIVEWDLS; from the coding sequence ATGAATTCTAAATCTCGTATTACCGCAATTGGTACTTATGTTCCAAATCAAATATTGTCTAATAACGATTTAGAAAAAATGGTCCATACGAATGATGAATGGATTGTGCAAAGAACAGGCATGAAAGAAAGAAGAATTGCTAACGAAGACGAATACTCCTCACACTTAGCCATTAAAGCAGTCGAAAATTTGTGTACAACATATAAGAAAAACTTAGAAGATATTGACTGTATCATCGTTGCTACAACTACTGCTGACTATGTTTTTCCTAGTGTCGCTTGCCAAATACAACAATACTTCAACATACCTCATACACTAGCTTTTGATTTAAATGCGACTTGCGCTGGTTTCACATACGGACTGCATGTCGGTAATAGCTTAATCACTTCTGGATCACATCAAAAAGTACTCGTCATAGCGACAGAGACATTATCTAAAGTTACTGATTACACCGATAGAACGACCTGTATTTTGTTCGGTGATGGCGCTGGAGCTATTTTATTAGAAAGAGATGAAAACAAACCAAGCTTTATTGCTGCTCACATGGGAACAAACGGTGACGGTGGTATTCATCTATACAGAACAAACTTATCTACTACTATGAATGGCACACCACTACAAACAAATGAAAAAATCGTTCAAAACGGAAGAGAAGTATATAAATGGGCTGTACGAACAGTACCATACGGCATAAAAGAACTATTACATACTGCAAATTTGCAAATAGATGATATAGACTGGTTCATACCACATAGTGCTAACTTAAGAATGATTGAATCTATTTGCGAAAAATCAAAAATATCTATTCAAAAAACATTAACGAGTGTGGAAGATATGGGGAATACATCTTCCGTCTCTATTCCACTCGCTTTAGATTTAGCTAGAAAAAAAGGAAGATTAAATAACGGAGATACACTTTTGCTATACGGATTTGGCGGTGGACTTACGCATTTAGGGCTTATTGTGGAGTGGGATTTAAGTTAA
- a CDS encoding DUF4166 domain-containing protein translates to MTNIYERLLGDSYKKLHPKLQKRYEVTEENSFVGEGKMDEIYGGSFFVKMILKIAAKFRMFFSERGQEVPFTIHNYAERDEHGNESVRWNRTFYFHNKKRYFNAVMQLDEEKHEIVDYFGEPHILVSTLNFHIDEAGGMHISSKKQWFYMLGRKIPLPKFLYGEAKIFESYDEALKCFRIHVQVRNPLIGSLFSYKGTFVERE, encoded by the coding sequence ATGACTAATATTTATGAAAGACTATTAGGGGATTCTTATAAAAAACTTCATCCGAAATTACAGAAACGCTATGAGGTTACAGAAGAAAATAGCTTCGTCGGAGAAGGGAAGATGGATGAAATTTACGGAGGTTCTTTTTTCGTTAAAATGATATTAAAAATTGCAGCCAAGTTCCGAATGTTTTTTTCTGAGCGAGGGCAAGAAGTTCCGTTTACGATACATAATTACGCTGAGCGGGATGAACATGGAAATGAATCTGTACGGTGGAATCGTACTTTTTATTTTCATAATAAGAAAAGATATTTTAACGCCGTTATGCAGCTGGATGAGGAGAAACATGAAATCGTAGATTATTTTGGTGAGCCGCATATACTTGTTTCTACATTGAATTTTCATATTGACGAGGCAGGTGGAATGCATATTTCTTCAAAAAAACAATGGTTTTATATGTTAGGGAGAAAAATTCCGTTACCGAAATTTTTATACGGAGAAGCAAAAATTTTTGAAAGTTATGATGAAGCACTGAAATGTTTTCGAATTCATGTACAAGTACGAAACCCGTTAATTGGTTCGCTTTTTTCATACAAGGGAACATTTGTAGAAAGGGAATAA
- a CDS encoding YndJ family protein yields the protein MKNIIFGLACYVVFLICEWSNINPVEAIILLSVLLFIPMSFCIIDKRTRNGSYLLFYKFVSFLYPIAAICAMLAFVTNHYLFALVWFVYTGIVALFGVSRLLERGWKPLEETVIDSAFIYLFLGGFWFFASVAKLSIMHFSSDIVLLTAAHFHYSAFLLPLSAGLIGRKREKRSKVYDAIMFIIMISPMTVAIGITYLRIFEFFAVVIYLCAIYGYGIYVWKAKFNAIRAKVLLIISSSTLMVTIMFSLIYSYGNLKQVLTITIAQMVWIHGVVNGIGVALPAFVGWMIEKSAPNYKYYGKPMSRLRGSVRIGGTFLQNGNLVDSKEYNGLVDKINDFHSESFDVTKVPLSIIRFYENTAAYELQSNIKWARWFRPFAFCYTKMSKRVGQIHLGMGDKWETMYGSIIGVNDEKDGRENVRAWLRENEAGESIFLALYSKHTHKNETYMNIALPLPYSNMTGILKVCNDSNDLIITSKLRENSKGDEGIYLHTGFFTIRLPLTEIFIIKEGKGHMLTAHHKMWIFGVKFLEIDYEIKKIEVK from the coding sequence ATGAAAAATATAATATTTGGGCTTGCTTGTTATGTTGTTTTTCTAATATGTGAGTGGTCGAATATAAATCCTGTTGAAGCAATTATATTATTATCTGTTTTATTATTTATACCGATGTCTTTTTGTATTATTGATAAAAGAACAAGAAATGGATCGTATTTATTATTTTATAAATTCGTATCGTTTTTATATCCAATCGCAGCAATTTGCGCAATGCTAGCTTTCGTCACAAATCACTATTTATTTGCGCTAGTTTGGTTTGTATATACAGGAATTGTTGCGTTATTTGGTGTAAGTAGATTGCTAGAAAGAGGATGGAAGCCGTTAGAGGAGACCGTCATAGATAGTGCGTTTATTTATTTGTTTTTAGGTGGTTTTTGGTTTTTTGCTTCAGTAGCAAAACTTTCAATTATGCATTTTAGCTCTGACATTGTTTTACTCACAGCTGCACATTTTCATTATTCGGCGTTTTTATTGCCATTATCAGCTGGTTTAATAGGGAGAAAAAGAGAAAAGAGAAGTAAAGTGTATGATGCTATTATGTTTATCATCATGATTTCACCTATGACAGTTGCAATAGGAATTACATATTTGAGGATATTTGAATTTTTTGCAGTTGTGATATATTTATGTGCTATTTATGGATATGGTATTTACGTTTGGAAAGCGAAATTTAATGCTATTCGTGCAAAGGTTCTCTTAATCATTTCGTCTAGTACGCTCATGGTTACAATTATGTTCTCACTCATATATTCATACGGAAATTTAAAACAAGTACTGACGATTACAATTGCTCAAATGGTTTGGATTCACGGTGTGGTAAATGGTATTGGAGTAGCATTACCAGCATTTGTAGGTTGGATGATTGAAAAGAGTGCTCCAAATTATAAGTACTATGGGAAACCAATGAGTAGATTAAGAGGAAGCGTGAGAATTGGTGGGACATTTTTACAGAATGGAAATTTAGTAGATAGTAAGGAATACAACGGTTTAGTTGATAAAATAAATGATTTTCATAGTGAGTCATTTGACGTGACGAAGGTTCCTTTAAGTATAATTCGTTTTTATGAAAATACAGCAGCGTATGAGTTACAATCGAATATTAAATGGGCTCGTTGGTTCCGTCCATTTGCATTTTGTTATACGAAAATGAGTAAACGAGTAGGACAAATACATTTAGGGATGGGCGATAAGTGGGAAACAATGTATGGTTCTATCATAGGTGTAAATGATGAGAAAGATGGGAGAGAGAATGTAAGGGCTTGGCTAAGGGAAAATGAAGCAGGAGAGTCTATTTTTTTGGCTCTGTATTCAAAACATACGCATAAGAACGAGACATATATGAATATTGCATTGCCTTTACCTTATTCGAATATGACAGGTATTTTAAAAGTATGTAATGATAGCAATGATTTAATCATTACTAGTAAGTTGAGAGAAAATAGTAAGGGAGATGAGGGGATTTATTTACATACTGGTTTCTTTACAATCCGTTTACCGTTAACAGAGATTTTTATCATTAAAGAGGGAAAGGGTCACATGCTAACTGCTCACCATAAAATGTGGATATTCGGAGTTAAGTTTTTAGAAATTGATTATGAGATTAAGAAAATAGAGGTGAAGTAA
- a CDS encoding MFS transporter, translated as MIEIADASIRNRMYTEEEQQKLYKRTLIIVSISQMFGGAGLAAGITVGALLAQQMLGTDAYAGLPAAMFTMGSAVAAFFVGKLSQKYGRRIGLATGFIVGGLGAIGVVLAALTNSIILLLVSLLIYGAGTATNLQARYAGTDLADKRQRATAISITMVMTTFGAVAGPNLVGVMGDFAHSIGIPNLAGPFILSAAAFILAGLVLFIMLRPDPLIIANIIETYKREHTYKGQPVTEEVKENKRGITVGAIVMILTQIVMVAIMTMTPVHMGHHGHGLSAVGLVIGFHVGAMYLPSLVTGMLIDKIGRTTMSIAGGIILLAAGVIAAMAPSDSLLLLIVALSLLGLGWNLGLISGTAQIVDATIPSTRAKTQGKIDVFVALAGASGGAMSGMIVANSSYAALSLAGGVLALLLIPIVIWSRKGARN; from the coding sequence ATGATAGAGATAGCAGATGCTTCAATACGTAATCGTATGTACACAGAAGAAGAGCAACAAAAATTATATAAACGAACATTAATAATCGTAAGTATTTCACAAATGTTCGGTGGAGCGGGATTAGCTGCTGGAATTACAGTAGGTGCACTTCTTGCGCAGCAAATGCTTGGGACAGATGCATATGCAGGATTACCGGCTGCTATGTTTACAATGGGGTCTGCGGTAGCGGCTTTCTTTGTTGGGAAGTTATCGCAAAAATATGGTCGCCGAATAGGACTTGCAACAGGGTTTATAGTAGGGGGGCTAGGGGCTATTGGAGTTGTATTGGCTGCTTTAACAAATAGTATTATTTTATTACTAGTCTCTTTACTCATATATGGTGCAGGTACAGCGACGAATCTACAAGCTCGTTATGCTGGTACCGATTTAGCAGATAAGAGACAACGAGCAACTGCTATTAGTATTACGATGGTTATGACGACTTTCGGTGCAGTTGCAGGACCGAACTTAGTAGGCGTAATGGGAGATTTTGCCCATTCAATCGGAATTCCTAACCTTGCAGGTCCGTTTATATTATCAGCAGCGGCATTTATACTGGCGGGTCTTGTCCTTTTTATTATGCTTCGTCCAGATCCATTAATTATTGCTAACATAATAGAAACATATAAACGAGAACATACATATAAAGGGCAACCAGTAACAGAAGAAGTGAAAGAAAACAAACGAGGTATTACAGTTGGAGCAATCGTTATGATACTTACTCAAATAGTGATGGTTGCGATTATGACGATGACGCCAGTTCATATGGGGCATCATGGTCATGGTTTAAGTGCAGTAGGGCTTGTAATTGGTTTTCATGTAGGTGCAATGTATCTTCCGTCTCTCGTTACAGGAATGTTAATTGATAAAATCGGACGAACTACGATGAGTATAGCTGGTGGAATAATTTTATTAGCGGCGGGTGTCATAGCTGCGATGGCGCCGAGTGATTCTTTACTATTATTAATTGTTGCTCTGTCTTTACTTGGGTTAGGTTGGAACCTCGGTTTAATAAGTGGCACAGCTCAAATTGTTGATGCAACTATACCTTCTACACGTGCAAAAACACAAGGCAAAATAGATGTATTTGTTGCGTTAGCTGGGGCTTCTGGTGGAGCGATGTCAGGTATGATAGTAGCGAATTCCAGTTATGCCGCATTATCATTAGCGGGAGGAGTGCTAGCATTATTGCTTATTCCTATTGTGATATGGTCTCGAAAAGGGGCGAGAAATTAA
- a CDS encoding polyphosphate kinase 2 family protein, whose translation MENGHLAKVDLTKKIESKSKYNKKLEKYQRRLLALQQILKEEKIAVMLVMEGWDAAGKGGAIKRVTEHLDPRGFQVNPIGAPAPHEKRYHYLQRFWRKIPQYGQITIFDRSWYGRVLVERVEGFATKEEWMRAYDEINDFEKLLTDDHYIIGKFFYHISKEEQLKRFKDREKNPLKRWKITDEDWRNREKWDEYVEAMEDMFEKTSKPNAKWQIIASNDKLYARLKTLKVIISLIEDYFLEHGIELPSYYYEMKEGKAEGFENNQDVVVK comes from the coding sequence ATGGAAAATGGGCATCTTGCTAAAGTAGATTTAACGAAAAAAATTGAATCAAAATCTAAGTACAATAAGAAACTCGAAAAATATCAAAGGCGCTTATTAGCATTACAGCAAATTTTAAAAGAAGAAAAAATTGCGGTTATGCTCGTTATGGAAGGTTGGGATGCGGCTGGTAAAGGTGGGGCAATTAAGCGGGTGACGGAACATCTTGACCCGCGTGGGTTCCAAGTAAATCCAATTGGAGCGCCTGCACCTCATGAAAAACGTTACCATTATTTGCAACGTTTCTGGCGCAAAATTCCACAGTACGGGCAAATTACTATTTTTGATCGCTCATGGTATGGTCGTGTGTTAGTTGAGCGTGTGGAAGGATTTGCTACAAAGGAAGAGTGGATGAGAGCATATGATGAGATTAATGATTTTGAAAAACTACTAACAGATGACCATTACATAATAGGGAAGTTCTTCTACCATATAAGTAAAGAGGAGCAGTTAAAGAGGTTTAAAGATAGAGAGAAAAATCCTTTGAAAAGATGGAAAATTACAGACGAAGATTGGCGTAATCGTGAAAAATGGGATGAGTATGTTGAAGCAATGGAAGACATGTTTGAAAAAACAAGTAAGCCAAATGCGAAGTGGCAAATTATCGCGAGTAATGATAAATTATATGCACGTTTGAAAACATTGAAAGTGATTATTTCATTAATTGAGGATTATTTCTTAGAGCATGGTATAGAATTACCTTCTTATTATTATGAAATGAAAGAAGGTAAGGCAGAGGGCTTTGAAAATAATCAAGATGTAGTTGTAAAATAG
- a CDS encoding MFS transporter, which produces MQGEIQTKKGLGYVGKLLLPVKVSRHFKFLWIGQLLSTLGSSITMVILPVVVYSLTGSTVVMGMTMAMYMLPNILALPFAGLVVDRIDRVKLMLFTDIIRCIVMLLLASLIFTDLLTIRLLYVLVAVYGLMEGIFQPAYSAVRAKVFVPEIRNVANALTQMSNQGIRLIGPALGGLIVSVASAGIGFGLDAATYLLSFLCLLFLKEIKFKKIKSIEKSKVDYKKEFMEGVLVLKSHPWLWITIFVFSFVNICYAGIIVVLIPWLFNIHHHFEAYVYGLGMASSGGGAVIAALIFGGKERWHKRGLLAYGGVLISGFALLVMPFISWAPALIFLMAIEGFGMMIFGLIWETSLQELVPEEAFGRVASLDMLGSFALLPLGYVVVGWLANVIGGEVTILMLALFVIFTIVIALSVPSIRKFD; this is translated from the coding sequence ATGCAGGGAGAAATACAAACCAAAAAAGGTTTAGGATATGTCGGAAAATTACTGTTGCCAGTTAAAGTATCACGGCATTTTAAGTTTTTGTGGATTGGACAATTGCTTTCAACTTTAGGGAGTTCTATAACAATGGTTATTTTGCCAGTCGTTGTTTACTCACTAACTGGTTCAACAGTTGTAATGGGGATGACTATGGCAATGTATATGCTACCTAATATTCTTGCTTTACCGTTTGCAGGGTTAGTTGTAGATCGAATTGATCGAGTAAAATTAATGTTATTTACGGATATAATCCGCTGTATAGTAATGCTATTACTTGCATCACTTATATTTACGGATTTGTTAACGATTAGGCTGTTATATGTCCTCGTTGCCGTATATGGACTTATGGAAGGGATATTTCAGCCAGCATATTCTGCCGTGAGGGCGAAAGTATTCGTACCTGAAATTCGCAATGTAGCTAATGCATTAACGCAAATGAGTAATCAAGGCATACGGTTAATTGGACCAGCACTTGGTGGATTAATCGTTTCAGTTGCATCTGCTGGGATAGGATTTGGATTAGATGCAGCAACGTACTTATTATCATTTTTATGTTTATTATTTTTAAAAGAAATTAAGTTTAAAAAAATAAAATCGATTGAAAAGAGTAAGGTCGATTATAAAAAGGAGTTTATGGAGGGTGTTTTAGTTTTAAAAAGTCATCCGTGGCTTTGGATTACAATCTTCGTTTTTTCTTTCGTAAATATTTGTTATGCCGGCATTATCGTCGTATTAATTCCATGGTTATTTAATATTCATCATCATTTTGAAGCTTACGTTTACGGACTGGGAATGGCATCTTCTGGTGGCGGTGCTGTAATTGCCGCATTAATATTTGGTGGGAAAGAGCGGTGGCACAAGAGAGGGTTACTGGCCTATGGAGGTGTTTTAATTAGCGGCTTCGCTCTATTAGTTATGCCTTTTATTTCTTGGGCGCCTGCTTTAATATTCTTAATGGCAATTGAAGGATTCGGTATGATGATATTTGGACTCATTTGGGAAACGAGTTTACAAGAGCTCGTACCGGAAGAAGCTTTCGGAAGAGTAGCAAGCCTTGATATGTTAGGTTCTTTTGCTTTATTACCATTAGGATATGTAGTTGTTGGTTGGTTAGCGAATGTAATAGGCGGAGAGGTAACTATATTAATGCTAGCATTATTCGTAATCTTTACAATTGTAATAGCGCTATCTGTCCCAAGTATTCGTAAGTTTGATTAA
- a CDS encoding 8-oxo-dGTP diphosphatase: MPSNSPNIEHQIYTMCMIQRNNEILLLKRPNHRGFPGYIAPGGKVDFPESIVQAAIREVKEETGLHVSNLTFKGVDEYVNPKGHVRYMVFNYWTDSFEGELLINPPEGELVWVPIDTALNLPMQDWFKERFPLFFEKGTFEIQRVWDRDLDKQVAMTITHT; encoded by the coding sequence ATGCCTTCCAATTCACCTAACATCGAGCACCAGATCTATACAATGTGTATGATCCAGCGTAACAATGAAATTTTACTTTTAAAACGTCCCAATCATCGAGGCTTTCCTGGCTATATAGCTCCTGGCGGAAAAGTAGATTTTCCAGAAAGTATCGTCCAAGCTGCTATACGAGAAGTAAAAGAAGAAACTGGACTACACGTTTCTAATTTAACTTTTAAAGGGGTAGACGAATATGTAAATCCTAAGGGGCATGTTCGATATATGGTATTCAACTATTGGACCGACTCATTTGAAGGCGAGCTTCTTATTAATCCTCCTGAGGGTGAATTAGTATGGGTGCCAATCGATACAGCACTCAATCTTCCTATGCAAGATTGGTTTAAAGAAAGATTCCCATTATTTTTTGAAAAAGGTACGTTTGAAATTCAACGTGTTTGGGACCGAGACTTAGATAAACAAGTCGCTATGACAATTACCCATACGTAA